The following are encoded together in the Lathyrus oleraceus cultivar Zhongwan6 chromosome 3, CAAS_Psat_ZW6_1.0, whole genome shotgun sequence genome:
- the LOC127126073 gene encoding F-box/kelch-repeat protein OR23, whose product MISVAIPPPSSPDDSSSPPPPPPPSSSILIPGLPNEVSRTILSIVPYAHHARLKSTSKSWKSALSSKSFLNTLLGQNRNNLICIFPQDPSIASPYLFDVNAVAWCPLPPMPCNPHVYGLCNFAAVPFGPHIYIIGGSLFDTRSFPINRPSSSSSTFRFNFRDFSWENRAPMISPRGSFAYAVVPSSGNIVVAGGGSRHTVFAAAGSRIRAVERYDVVEDQWEELDPLPCFRAGCVGFMEREGEEFWVVGGYSASRTVSGVFPVDEYCRDAAVMGLEDGAWREVGDTWGDGENVRAGKIVVGDDSGSPLVFMLDGNEIFRYDMSSNHWEYESRVPPKKAPLGSAFGIVVVSGEVYVLSHLYDDDFAETRRSRPYKKTGTMCFQIYNPKKKTWRTLVTKSPFTRHIDITSAVLSSIRL is encoded by the exons ATGATTTCCGTCGCTATCCCTCCACCGTCATCACCGGACGATTCATCatcaccaccaccaccaccaccaccatcgTCATCAATCCTCATCCCCGGCCTCCCAAACGAAGTTTCAAGAACGATCCTCTCCATCGTACCTTACGCTCATCACGCTCGTCTCAAATCAACTTCCAAATCATGGAAATCCGCACTTTCATCAAAATCATTTCTCAACACACTCTTAGGTCAAAATCGTAACAATCTTATCTGTATCTTCCCTCAAGATCCTTCAATCGCTTCGCCTTATCTCTTCGACGTTAACGCCGTTGCTTGGTGCCCACTTCCTCCTATGCCATGTAACCCTCACGTTTACGGTTTATGTAACTTCGCCGCCGTTCCGTTTGGTCCTCACATTTACATCATCGGCGGGTCCCTTTTCGATACTCGCTCTTTCCCGATTAATCGTCCGTCGTCTTCTTCCTCAACTTTCCGTTTCAATTTCCGTGATTTCTCATGGGAGAATCGTGCTCCGATGATCTCCCCTCGTGGAAGTTTCGCGTACGCCGTCGTTCCTTCCTCTGGTAATATTGTGGTTGCTGGAGGTGGATCGCGGCATACGGTTTTTGCTGCGGCGGGATCTCGGATTCGGGCTGTGGAGCGTTATGATGTGGTGGAGGATCAGTGGGAAGAATTGGATCCTCTTCCGTGTTTTCGGGCTGGGTGTGTTGGGTTTATGGAGAGGGAAGGGGAGGAGTTTTGGGTTGTTGGTGGTTATAGTGCTTCCAGGACGGTTTCGGGGGTTTTTCCGGTGGATGAGTATTGTAGAGACGCGGCGGTGATGGGATTGGAGGATGGTGCGTGGCGGGAGGTTGGGGATACGTGGGGTGATGGCGAGAATGTTAGGGCTGGGAAGATTGTTGTTGGTGATGATAGTGGCTCTCCTTTGGTGTTCATGCTTGATGGGAATGAGATTTTCAG ATATGACATGTCTTCAAATCATTGGGAATACGAGTCTCGTGTGCCACCGAAAAAAGCTCCCCTTGGTTCAGCTTTTGGCATCGTCGTAGTTTCTGGCGAGGTGTATGTATTGTCGCATTTGTATGATGATGATTTTGCAGAAACTCGAAGGTCCAGACCCTATAAAAAGACAGGAACCATGTGCTTTCAAATCTATAATCCGAAAAAGAAGACGTGGAGAACACTAGTCACAAAGTCGCCTTTCACTCGCCATATCGATATAACTAGTGCTGTATTGAGCTCAATTCGACTGTGA